A part of Curtobacterium sp. MCLR17_036 genomic DNA contains:
- a CDS encoding DsbA family oxidoreductase, protein MNDSVKVDVWSDIACPWCYIGKRKFEAGVAAFGASSDGRPVEVEYHSFELSPDTPVDFEGTEAEFLSGHKGMPVDQAQQMLDQVSAIAAGVGLDYDFEAMHHTNTVKAHQVIHLAKQHGKQLEMVERLFTAYFERGEHVGQESSLADLAAEVGLDRDEVLATLRDDAQLAAVRADQAQAQAFGINGVPFFVIDGKYGVSGAQDPTAFEQVLHQVVALRETTPDEVASAAERAADDASADAAVTR, encoded by the coding sequence ATGAACGACTCCGTGAAGGTCGATGTCTGGTCGGACATCGCCTGCCCCTGGTGCTACATCGGCAAGCGCAAGTTCGAGGCCGGCGTCGCCGCGTTCGGCGCCTCGTCGGACGGGCGGCCCGTCGAGGTCGAGTACCACTCCTTCGAGCTGAGCCCGGACACCCCCGTCGACTTCGAGGGGACCGAGGCCGAGTTCCTGTCCGGGCACAAGGGCATGCCCGTCGACCAGGCGCAGCAGATGCTCGACCAGGTCAGCGCGATCGCCGCCGGCGTCGGACTCGACTACGACTTCGAGGCGATGCACCACACCAACACGGTGAAGGCGCACCAGGTCATCCACCTCGCGAAGCAGCACGGCAAGCAGCTCGAGATGGTCGAGCGGCTGTTCACCGCCTACTTCGAGCGCGGCGAGCACGTCGGGCAGGAGTCCTCGCTGGCCGACCTGGCCGCCGAGGTCGGGCTCGACCGCGACGAGGTCCTGGCCACCCTGCGCGACGACGCGCAGCTCGCGGCCGTCCGCGCCGACCAGGCCCAGGCGCAGGCCTTCGGCATCAACGGCGTGCCGTTCTTCGTCATCGACGGCAAGTACGGCGTCTCGGGCGCCCAGGACCCGACGGCGTTCGAACAGGTGCTCCACCAGGTGGTCGCCCTGCGCGAGACCACCCCGGACGAGGTCGCCTCGGCGGCCGAGCGTGCGGCGGACGACGCGAGCGCGGACGCGGCGGTGACCCGGTGA
- a CDS encoding YbaK/EbsC family protein, which translates to MTSDAISRFDADARARGLAVEVVERPAADSLHGAAELLGIEPGDIVKTLVVKRHDGGYLLALVPGGRSIAWKKLRTVVGVNKLSMPDAVTALQASGYERGTITPIGATGDLPVYADERVLGRRVALGAGRHGASAFVDADALVAAYGATVADITDEEPQRG; encoded by the coding sequence ATGACGAGCGACGCCATCTCCCGGTTCGACGCCGACGCCCGGGCCCGCGGCCTGGCGGTCGAGGTCGTCGAGCGCCCCGCCGCCGACTCCCTGCACGGGGCGGCCGAACTGCTCGGCATCGAACCCGGCGACATCGTGAAGACCCTCGTCGTGAAGCGGCACGACGGCGGCTACCTGCTCGCGCTGGTGCCCGGCGGCCGCAGCATCGCCTGGAAGAAGCTCCGCACGGTCGTCGGCGTCAACAAGCTGTCGATGCCCGATGCCGTCACCGCGCTCCAGGCGTCCGGCTACGAACGCGGCACGATCACGCCGATCGGCGCCACGGGCGACCTGCCGGTGTACGCCGACGAGCGCGTCCTCGGCCGCCGGGTCGCCCTCGGAGCCGGACGCCACGGTGCGAGCGCCTTCGTCGACGCCGACGCCCTCGTCGCCGCCTACGGCGCGACGGTCGCCGACATCACCGACGAGGAACCGCAGCGCGGCTGA
- a CDS encoding deoxyguanosinetriphosphate triphosphohydrolase: MSAFASYGPADAERWLPEQHGNRRSDFARDRARLLHSSALRRLAAKTQVLSPTAGLDFARNRLTHSLEVAQVGRELADSLGLDPDVVDTACLAHDIGHPPFGHNGETAVNAWAAGIGGFEGNAQTLRLLTRLEPKVYGDDGQAYGLNLTRASLDASCKYPWPASQGVSESSSGRTKFGFYDDDHDAFAWLRAGAPRRQRCIEAQVMDLSDDIAYSVHDFEDAVVAGFIDVAALGDRVGENDIVSAMHAWVGDDLSRDELLEAFDRLRALPLWMTAYDGSRRDAARLKNLTSQLIGRFARTATAATRAAYASGSLVRFAASVVTPPEIIGEIAVLKGIVAAFVMTHGDRQPVYEDQRRVLTELLDALAVSGDAALEPGFAADWRAAGDDAGRLRAVVDQVASLTDQGAIAWHRRLVVGERETVHIPV; this comes from the coding sequence ATGAGCGCCTTCGCCTCGTACGGGCCGGCCGACGCCGAGCGCTGGCTGCCCGAACAGCACGGCAACCGCCGGTCCGACTTCGCACGCGACCGTGCCCGGCTGCTGCACTCCAGCGCGCTCCGGCGCCTGGCCGCCAAGACCCAGGTGCTCAGCCCGACGGCCGGACTCGACTTCGCCCGCAACCGGCTGACGCACTCGCTCGAGGTCGCGCAGGTCGGCCGCGAGCTCGCCGACTCGCTCGGCCTCGACCCCGACGTGGTCGACACGGCCTGCCTGGCGCACGACATCGGCCACCCGCCGTTCGGCCACAACGGCGAGACCGCCGTCAACGCGTGGGCGGCCGGCATCGGCGGCTTCGAGGGCAACGCACAGACCCTCCGGCTGCTCACCCGGCTCGAGCCGAAGGTCTACGGCGACGACGGGCAGGCCTACGGGCTCAACCTGACGCGCGCGTCGCTCGACGCCAGTTGCAAGTACCCGTGGCCGGCCTCGCAGGGCGTGTCGGAGTCGTCGTCGGGTCGGACGAAGTTCGGCTTCTACGACGACGACCACGACGCCTTCGCGTGGCTCCGAGCCGGGGCACCCCGCCGGCAGCGGTGCATCGAGGCGCAGGTCATGGACCTGTCCGACGACATCGCGTACTCGGTGCACGACTTCGAGGACGCCGTCGTCGCCGGGTTCATCGACGTCGCCGCCCTGGGCGACCGGGTCGGCGAGAACGACATCGTGAGCGCCATGCACGCGTGGGTCGGCGACGACCTGAGCCGCGACGAGCTGCTCGAGGCGTTCGACCGGCTGCGCGCGCTGCCGCTCTGGATGACCGCGTACGACGGATCCCGTCGCGATGCCGCGCGCCTGAAGAACCTGACGTCGCAGCTCATCGGCCGCTTCGCCCGGACGGCGACCGCGGCGACGCGGGCCGCGTACGCCTCGGGGTCGCTCGTCCGGTTCGCCGCGTCGGTCGTCACCCCGCCGGAGATCATCGGCGAGATCGCGGTGCTCAAGGGCATCGTCGCGGCCTTCGTCATGACCCACGGCGACCGTCAGCCCGTGTACGAGGACCAGCGGCGGGTGCTCACCGAGCTCCTCGACGCGCTGGCGGTCTCGGGAGACGCAGCACTCGAGCCGGGCTTCGCCGCCGACTGGCGAGCGGCCGGTGACGACGCCGGACGGCTCCGCGCCGTGGTCGACCAGGTGGCGAGCCTGACCGACCAGGGCGCGATCGCGTGGCACCGACGGCTGGTCGTCGGGGAGCGGGAGACCGTCCACATCCCGGTGTGA
- a CDS encoding ABC transporter substrate-binding protein, which translates to MASVTKWGKRGIALGAGAAATALVLTGCASSSVSDTELNGLSIGTTDKITSLDPAGSYDNGSFAVQNQVFPFLMNTPVGSPDVEPDIATKAEFTNPTTYEVTLKDGLEFANGNKLTSSDVKFSFDRELKINNENGPQSLLANLKSIDTPDDTTVVFNLDHADQTWPQVLSSPAGPIVDEDVFSATKLTSADDIVKGKAFAGQYQISSYKENQLIQYKVNPKYDGVLGKAKTDEVTANYFTKETDLKLAVQKGDVDVAYRSLTPTDISDLRKDDKLTVTDGPGGEIRYVVFNFKTQPFGTGQDDADEAKALAVRQAAADVVDRAALAKEVYNDTFTPLYSMVPDGLTGAVQPFKDMYGDGNGGPDVSKAKKTLADAGVTGKVQLDIQYAPDHYGSASDDEYALLKTQLEDSGLFTVNIQSTVYTTYAQERTKDAYPEYQLGWFPDFSDADNYLSPFFTKENFVQNHYDDSVIQDLIAKEQAESDPDKRADLIEQAQEREASQISTLPLLQGKSVAVASKDVKGLQLDASFKFRYATLSK; encoded by the coding sequence ATGGCATCCGTGACCAAGTGGGGCAAGCGCGGCATCGCGCTCGGCGCCGGTGCAGCAGCGACGGCGCTGGTGCTCACCGGCTGCGCGAGCAGCAGCGTGAGTGACACCGAACTGAACGGCCTGAGCATCGGGACGACGGACAAGATCACGTCCCTCGACCCGGCGGGTTCCTACGACAACGGCTCCTTCGCCGTGCAGAACCAGGTCTTCCCGTTCCTGATGAACACCCCGGTGGGCAGCCCGGACGTCGAGCCCGACATCGCCACGAAGGCGGAGTTCACGAACCCGACCACGTACGAGGTCACCCTCAAGGACGGGCTCGAGTTCGCGAACGGCAACAAGCTCACCTCGAGCGACGTGAAGTTCTCGTTCGACCGCGAGTTGAAGATCAACAACGAGAACGGCCCGCAGTCGCTGCTGGCCAACCTCAAGAGCATCGACACCCCGGACGACACGACCGTGGTGTTCAACCTCGACCACGCCGACCAGACCTGGCCGCAGGTGCTCTCGAGCCCCGCGGGCCCGATCGTCGACGAGGACGTCTTCAGCGCGACGAAGCTCACCAGCGCCGACGACATCGTCAAGGGCAAGGCGTTCGCCGGGCAGTACCAGATCAGCTCCTACAAGGAGAACCAGCTGATCCAGTACAAGGTGAACCCGAAGTACGACGGCGTGCTCGGCAAGGCGAAGACCGACGAGGTGACGGCCAACTACTTCACAAAGGAGACCGACCTCAAGCTCGCCGTGCAGAAGGGCGACGTCGACGTGGCGTACCGCTCGCTCACGCCGACCGACATCTCGGACCTGCGCAAGGACGACAAGCTGACGGTCACGGACGGCCCCGGCGGCGAGATCCGCTACGTGGTCTTCAACTTCAAGACCCAGCCGTTCGGCACCGGTCAGGACGACGCCGACGAGGCGAAGGCCCTCGCCGTGCGCCAGGCCGCCGCTGACGTGGTCGACCGCGCCGCCCTGGCGAAGGAGGTCTACAACGACACCTTCACCCCGCTGTACTCGATGGTGCCGGACGGCCTCACCGGTGCGGTCCAGCCGTTCAAGGACATGTACGGCGACGGCAACGGCGGCCCGGACGTGTCGAAGGCGAAGAAGACCCTCGCCGACGCGGGCGTCACCGGCAAGGTGCAGCTCGACATCCAGTACGCGCCCGACCACTACGGCTCGGCGTCGGACGACGAGTACGCACTGCTCAAGACCCAGCTCGAGGACTCCGGCCTGTTCACCGTCAACATCCAGTCGACGGTCTACACGACCTACGCCCAGGAGCGCACGAAGGACGCCTACCCGGAGTACCAGCTCGGCTGGTTCCCCGACTTCTCCGACGCCGACAACTACCTGTCGCCGTTCTTCACCAAGGAGAACTTCGTCCAGAACCACTACGACGACTCGGTCATCCAGGACCTCATCGCGAAGGAGCAGGCGGAGTCCGACCCGGACAAGCGTGCCGACCTGATCGAGCAGGCCCAGGAGCGCGAGGCGTCGCAGATCTCGACGCTGCCCCTGCTGCAGGGCAAGTCCGTCGCGGTCGCGAGCAAGGACGTCAAGGGGCTCCAGCTCGACGCCTCGTTCAAGTTCCGCTACGCCACGCTGAGCAAGTAG
- a CDS encoding aminotransferase class V-fold PLP-dependent enzyme, with protein MDSFPAGRGYLAACTAGLPTRATLAAQRADLDAWSRAETSPARYGALVEQGRALFAALVGVPAERVATGSQTSVMAAVVADALPDGAEVVVPDGDFSSVVFPFLAQAHRGVRVRHVPLDRLAASVGPDTALVAWSAVQSATGAVTDPGPVVAAARRVGALTLCDLTQAAGVLPVDAAPFDVTLTHTYKWLCAPRGVAFMTLSDTALGRLRPVQAGWYAGEDVWSSCYGPAMRLADDARRFDVSPAWQAWPGAVAALQHAVALDQRSVWRHATGLADRLCDTLGSPRQGDGQAIVTFADADGSALRALTAAGLTASGRAGRLRIAFHLWNDEADVTDVAAALAGVGATTSAA; from the coding sequence ATGGACTCCTTCCCCGCCGGCCGCGGCTACCTCGCGGCGTGCACCGCAGGACTGCCGACCCGCGCGACGCTCGCCGCCCAGCGCGCCGACCTCGACGCGTGGTCCCGCGCCGAGACGTCGCCGGCCCGGTACGGCGCCCTGGTCGAGCAGGGCCGTGCGCTCTTCGCCGCCCTCGTCGGCGTCCCGGCGGAGCGGGTCGCGACCGGCTCGCAGACCTCGGTCATGGCGGCCGTCGTCGCCGACGCGCTGCCGGACGGCGCCGAGGTGGTCGTGCCCGACGGCGACTTCAGCTCGGTCGTCTTCCCGTTCCTCGCCCAGGCGCACCGCGGCGTCCGGGTGCGGCACGTCCCGCTCGACCGGCTCGCCGCGTCCGTCGGTCCCGACACCGCCCTCGTCGCGTGGTCCGCGGTGCAGTCCGCCACCGGCGCGGTCACCGACCCCGGTCCGGTGGTCGCCGCCGCCCGGCGGGTCGGTGCCCTGACCCTCTGCGACCTCACGCAGGCAGCCGGCGTCCTGCCCGTCGACGCCGCACCGTTCGACGTGACGCTGACGCACACCTACAAGTGGCTCTGCGCCCCGCGCGGCGTCGCCTTCATGACGCTGTCCGACACCGCGCTCGGGCGGCTCCGGCCGGTCCAGGCCGGCTGGTACGCGGGCGAGGACGTGTGGTCCTCGTGCTACGGCCCAGCCATGCGCCTGGCCGACGACGCGCGTCGCTTCGACGTCTCGCCGGCCTGGCAGGCGTGGCCCGGTGCGGTGGCCGCGTTGCAGCACGCCGTCGCGCTCGACCAGCGGTCGGTCTGGAGGCACGCCACCGGTCTCGCAGACCGGCTGTGCGACACCCTCGGGTCACCCCGGCAGGGTGACGGGCAGGCGATCGTCACGTTCGCGGACGCCGACGGGTCGGCCCTCCGGGCGCTCACCGCCGCGGGGCTCACGGCCTCGGGCCGAGCCGGGCGACTGCGGATCGCGTTCCACCTCTGGAACGACGAGGCGGACGTGACCGACGTGGCGGCCGCGCTGGCCGGGGTGGGCGCGACCACGTCGGCGGCGTGA
- a CDS encoding LysR family transcriptional regulator — MDEIDPQLLRVLRAVADGGSITRAAAALGSSQPAVSQLLARAEQRLGHTLVLRSGQDGRGGRGASLTDAGRVLADHALHVQAALSAAREDLDAVGGLSRGRVRLAGFPSASSTLVPAVLAAMASTAPGVTTSYVEVEPPEALELVRSGEVDVALTFTHVGDDTGTDPALWSRALGRDPLALVTARDATAPERRDAAVDLAAFRDARWIGGCPRCRGHLLASCAASGFTPDIVLETDNAAAVVGLVAAGLGVALLPRLALVTTVLPPQVRVAPADDELARRVEVVVARGADRVPSVWATLEAVRASAHLLDGPLPG, encoded by the coding sequence ATGGATGAGATCGATCCCCAGCTGCTCCGGGTCCTCCGCGCCGTGGCCGACGGTGGGTCGATCACCCGCGCCGCCGCGGCCCTCGGGTCGAGCCAGCCGGCCGTCAGCCAGCTGCTCGCCCGGGCCGAGCAGCGCCTCGGCCACACGCTCGTGCTGCGCTCCGGGCAGGACGGTCGCGGCGGGCGGGGTGCGTCGCTGACCGACGCCGGGCGGGTGCTCGCGGACCACGCCCTGCACGTGCAGGCCGCGCTGAGCGCCGCGCGCGAGGACCTCGACGCCGTCGGCGGGCTGAGCCGGGGCCGGGTGCGCCTGGCGGGGTTCCCGAGCGCCTCGTCGACCCTGGTGCCCGCCGTGCTCGCGGCGATGGCGTCGACCGCGCCGGGTGTGACGACCTCGTACGTCGAGGTCGAGCCGCCCGAGGCCCTCGAGCTCGTCCGGAGCGGCGAGGTCGACGTCGCCCTGACGTTCACCCACGTCGGCGACGACACCGGGACCGACCCGGCGCTGTGGTCCCGGGCGCTCGGCCGCGATCCCCTGGCGCTCGTCACCGCCCGGGACGCCACGGCACCGGAGCGCCGCGACGCGGCGGTCGACCTCGCCGCGTTCCGGGACGCCCGCTGGATCGGCGGGTGTCCGCGCTGCCGGGGGCACCTGCTCGCCTCGTGCGCCGCGTCGGGCTTCACGCCGGACATCGTGCTCGAGACCGACAACGCCGCCGCCGTGGTCGGCCTCGTCGCCGCGGGGCTCGGGGTGGCGCTGCTCCCCCGGCTCGCCCTCGTCACCACCGTCCTGCCGCCGCAGGTGCGGGTGGCCCCGGCGGACGACGAGCTCGCGCGCCGGGTCGAGGTCGTCGTGGCGCGCGGGGCCGACCGGGTGCCGAGCGTCTGGGCGACCCTGGAGGCCGTGCGGGCGTCGGCGCACCTGCTCGACGGACCGCTGCCCGGCTGA
- the dusB gene encoding tRNA dihydrouridine synthase DusB, which translates to MTITDAPGTATRPAKPLRIGPIEVDVPVVLAPMAGITNMAYRRLCREYGAGLYVCEMITSRALVERTPVSMQLIQHHESETPRSIQLYGVEPNTVAEAATILVGEDRADHIDLNFGCPVPKVTRKGGGAALPWKTELFKELVTKTVRAAGDVPVTVKMRKGIDEDHLTYLDAARIARDAGVAAVSLHARTANEHYSGQADWSAIATLKETVTDIPVLGNGDIWSAADAVRMVQETGADGVVVGRGCLGRPWLFGDLAAAFRGEGLRYMPSLGEVAVGFRRHAELLVEFFGSEEHGCRDVRKHVAWYFKGYPIGSDVRSALAMASSLQEIDDLLGQLDHDAPYPGADAEGPRGRAGHPKRTALPDRWLESRDVDAEFRKVLAAAELHHSGG; encoded by the coding sequence ATGACGATCACTGACGCACCCGGGACGGCGACCCGTCCGGCGAAGCCCCTGCGCATCGGCCCCATCGAGGTCGACGTGCCGGTCGTGCTCGCGCCGATGGCGGGCATCACGAACATGGCCTACCGCCGGCTCTGCCGCGAGTACGGTGCCGGGCTCTACGTGTGCGAGATGATCACGTCGCGCGCGCTCGTCGAGCGCACGCCCGTGTCGATGCAGCTCATCCAGCACCACGAGTCCGAGACCCCGCGGTCGATCCAGCTCTACGGCGTCGAGCCGAACACCGTGGCCGAGGCCGCCACGATCCTGGTGGGCGAGGACCGTGCCGACCACATCGACCTGAACTTCGGGTGCCCGGTGCCCAAGGTCACCCGCAAGGGCGGCGGCGCGGCCCTGCCCTGGAAGACCGAGCTGTTCAAGGAGCTCGTCACGAAGACCGTGCGCGCTGCCGGTGACGTCCCGGTCACCGTCAAGATGCGCAAGGGGATCGACGAGGACCACCTGACCTACCTCGACGCGGCCCGCATCGCGCGCGACGCCGGTGTCGCCGCGGTCTCGCTGCACGCCCGCACCGCGAACGAGCACTACTCCGGGCAGGCGGACTGGTCGGCGATCGCGACCCTGAAGGAGACCGTCACCGACATCCCGGTCCTCGGCAACGGCGACATCTGGTCCGCCGCCGACGCCGTCCGGATGGTGCAGGAGACCGGCGCCGACGGCGTGGTCGTCGGCCGCGGCTGCCTGGGCCGTCCGTGGCTGTTCGGCGACCTGGCCGCGGCGTTCCGGGGCGAGGGGCTGCGCTACATGCCCTCCCTGGGCGAGGTCGCGGTCGGCTTCCGTCGGCACGCCGAGCTGCTCGTCGAGTTCTTCGGGTCCGAGGAGCACGGCTGCCGCGACGTCCGCAAGCACGTGGCGTGGTACTTCAAGGGGTACCCGATCGGCAGCGACGTCCGGTCCGCCCTGGCGATGGCCTCGAGCCTGCAGGAGATCGACGACCTGCTCGGGCAGCTCGACCACGACGCGCCGTACCCGGGCGCCGACGCCGAGGGGCCCCGCGGCCGTGCCGGACACCCGAAGCGCACCGCCCTGCCCGACCGCTGGCTCGAGAGCCGCGACGTCGACGCCGAGTTCCGCAAGGTCCTCGCCGCCGCCGAGCTGCACCACAGCGGCGGATGA
- a CDS encoding glycine--tRNA ligase, which yields MAQPSRLDSVIALAKRRGFVFQSGEIYGGSRSAWDYGPLGVELKENIKRQWWQRFVRGRGDMVGLDSAVILPRKVWEASGHVATFTDPLVECLHCHHRFREDHLIEAFVAKKGRDPEGRMAEIACPNCGTRGEWTEPREFSGMLKTYLGPVESEEGLNFLRPETAQGIFVDFAQVVTTSRMKPPFGIGQVGKAFRNEITPGNFIFRTREFEQMEIEYFVPPAEAGEHYEQWITDSVAFYTDLGIDPENLRRFDVPDGERAHYSDATADIEYRFGFTGSEWGELMGVANRTDFDLNNHIESSGQDLRFFDQAANEKYVPYVIEPSFGLTRALMAFLLDSYHEDEAPNAKGGVDKRTVLRLDPRLAPVKAAVLPLSRNEQLSPVARGLADDLRKNWNVDFDDAGAIGRRYRRHDEIGTPFCITVDFDTLEDKAVTVRERDTMGQERVSLDQLQGYLAQRLLGA from the coding sequence TTGGCACAGCCCTCCCGTCTCGACAGCGTCATCGCCCTGGCCAAGCGCCGCGGCTTCGTCTTCCAGTCGGGCGAGATCTACGGAGGTTCCCGCTCCGCGTGGGACTACGGGCCCCTCGGTGTCGAGCTCAAGGAGAACATCAAGCGCCAGTGGTGGCAGCGGTTCGTCCGTGGCCGCGGTGACATGGTCGGCCTCGACTCCGCGGTCATCCTGCCCCGCAAGGTGTGGGAGGCCTCCGGGCACGTCGCGACCTTCACCGACCCGCTGGTGGAGTGCCTGCACTGCCACCACCGCTTCCGCGAGGACCACCTCATCGAGGCGTTCGTCGCGAAGAAGGGCCGCGACCCCGAGGGCCGCATGGCCGAGATCGCCTGCCCGAACTGCGGCACCCGCGGCGAGTGGACCGAGCCCCGCGAGTTCTCCGGGATGCTCAAGACCTACCTCGGCCCGGTCGAGTCGGAAGAAGGCCTGAACTTCCTGCGCCCCGAGACCGCCCAGGGCATCTTCGTCGACTTCGCGCAGGTCGTCACGACGAGCCGCATGAAGCCCCCGTTCGGCATCGGCCAGGTCGGCAAGGCGTTCCGCAACGAGATCACGCCCGGCAACTTCATCTTCCGCACCCGCGAGTTCGAGCAGATGGAGATCGAGTACTTCGTGCCGCCGGCCGAGGCGGGCGAGCACTACGAGCAGTGGATCACCGACTCGGTCGCGTTCTACACCGACCTCGGCATCGACCCGGAGAACCTGCGCCGCTTCGACGTGCCGGACGGTGAGCGGGCGCACTACTCCGACGCCACCGCCGACATCGAGTACCGCTTCGGCTTCACCGGTTCGGAGTGGGGCGAGCTCATGGGCGTCGCGAACCGCACCGACTTCGACCTCAACAACCACATCGAGTCGTCCGGCCAGGACCTGCGGTTCTTCGACCAGGCGGCTAACGAGAAGTACGTGCCGTACGTCATCGAGCCGTCGTTCGGCCTGACCCGTGCGCTCATGGCGTTCCTGCTCGACTCGTACCACGAGGACGAGGCCCCCAACGCGAAGGGCGGCGTCGACAAGCGCACCGTGCTGCGCCTCGACCCGCGCCTGGCGCCCGTCAAGGCCGCCGTCCTGCCGCTGTCGCGCAACGAGCAGCTCTCGCCCGTCGCCCGCGGCCTGGCCGACGACCTGCGCAAGAACTGGAACGTGGACTTCGACGACGCCGGTGCCATCGGTCGCCGCTACCGTCGCCACGACGAGATCGGCACGCCGTTCTGCATCACGGTCGACTTCGACACGCTCGAGGACAAGGCCGTGACCGTGCGCGAGCGCGACACCATGGGCCAGGAGCGCGTCTCGCTCGACCAGCTGCAGGGCTACCTGGCGCAGCGGCTGCTCGGCGCGTAG
- the dnaG gene encoding DNA primase, whose translation MAGRIARNDIDEVRSRVNIADVVGDYVTLKNAGVGSMKGLCPFHDERSPSFHVRPQVGRYHCFGCGEDGDVFSFIMAQDHTTFAEAVERMAAKIGFTLHYEEGDGPRTDYNTRARLIAANEAALEYYTSQLTTAAAEPARRFLGERGFDPSAAQHFGVGFAPKSFDMLKDHLRGRGFTMEELVSAGLVSQGDRSPYDRFRGRLMWPIRDVTGATIGFGARRLLEDDKGPKYLNTPETPIYHKSQVLYGLDLARRDIAKQKQVVIVEGYTDVMACHVAGVTTAVATCGTSFGVDHIKVLRPMLGDLAGADPNANGEVVFTFDPDEAGQRAASRAFAEEQRFAAQTFVAVAPGGLDPCDLRLARGDDAIRRLVTNKRPMFEFMIRRTLDGHDLETVEGRVSALRAAAPVLAGIRDRSLTQGYVRELAGWLGMEMAEVRRSVETARRRTGSGTDDRNGGPGHDRGPGHGGEAAGPVDEPVAGIRSLPNDPISRMERDAVMAMVQQPVSVGAPLLGLAASATFSTPMLAVVRDAVVANSDVITAGDWLDRLLADVPAPLRTLTHELALAPIPARNDEDLAAYCRSIVVALVERDLLARKASLLGQLQRTDPHQQADRRAELQRQLVDIDGQRMRLRADSEAS comes from the coding sequence GTGGCTGGCAGGATCGCGCGGAACGACATCGACGAGGTCCGCTCGCGTGTCAACATCGCCGACGTCGTCGGCGACTACGTCACGCTGAAGAACGCCGGCGTCGGGTCGATGAAGGGCCTCTGCCCCTTCCACGACGAACGGTCGCCCTCGTTCCACGTGCGGCCCCAGGTCGGTCGGTACCACTGCTTCGGCTGCGGCGAGGACGGCGACGTCTTCAGCTTCATCATGGCGCAGGACCACACCACCTTCGCCGAGGCGGTCGAGCGCATGGCGGCGAAGATCGGCTTCACGCTGCACTACGAAGAGGGCGACGGGCCGCGCACCGACTACAACACGCGCGCCCGGCTCATCGCCGCGAACGAGGCGGCGCTCGAGTACTACACCTCCCAGCTCACGACGGCCGCCGCCGAACCGGCCCGTCGGTTCCTGGGGGAGCGCGGCTTCGACCCCTCGGCCGCCCAGCACTTCGGCGTCGGCTTCGCACCGAAGTCGTTCGACATGCTCAAGGACCACCTGCGGGGGCGGGGCTTCACGATGGAGGAGCTCGTGTCCGCCGGGCTCGTCAGCCAGGGCGACCGCTCACCGTACGACCGGTTCCGCGGGCGACTGATGTGGCCCATCCGCGACGTCACCGGGGCGACGATCGGGTTCGGCGCGCGCCGCCTGCTCGAGGACGACAAGGGCCCGAAGTACCTCAACACGCCCGAGACCCCGATCTACCACAAGAGCCAGGTGCTCTACGGACTCGACCTCGCCCGCCGCGACATCGCGAAGCAGAAGCAGGTCGTCATCGTCGAGGGCTACACCGACGTCATGGCGTGCCACGTCGCCGGCGTCACCACCGCGGTGGCCACGTGCGGCACGTCCTTCGGCGTCGACCACATCAAGGTGCTCCGCCCGATGCTCGGCGACCTGGCCGGGGCCGACCCGAACGCGAACGGCGAGGTCGTGTTCACCTTCGACCCGGACGAGGCCGGGCAGCGCGCTGCCTCGCGCGCGTTCGCCGAGGAGCAGCGCTTCGCCGCGCAGACCTTCGTCGCCGTCGCCCCCGGTGGGCTCGACCCGTGCGACCTCCGGCTCGCCCGCGGTGACGACGCGATCCGTCGGCTCGTCACGAACAAGCGGCCGATGTTCGAGTTCATGATCCGTCGCACGCTCGACGGCCACGACCTCGAGACCGTCGAGGGTCGCGTCAGCGCCCTGCGCGCCGCGGCTCCGGTGCTCGCCGGCATCCGCGACCGCTCGCTCACCCAGGGGTACGTCCGCGAGCTCGCCGGCTGGCTCGGCATGGAGATGGCCGAGGTCCGTCGGTCGGTCGAGACCGCCAGGCGTCGCACCGGGTCCGGCACGGACGACCGCAACGGAGGCCCGGGGCACGACCGTGGGCCCGGTCACGGTGGCGAGGCGGCCGGCCCGGTCGACGAGCCGGTCGCAGGGATCCGGTCGCTGCCGAACGACCCCATCAGCCGGATGGAACGCGACGCCGTCATGGCGATGGTGCAGCAGCCGGTCTCCGTCGGGGCGCCGCTGCTCGGACTCGCCGCCTCGGCCACGTTCTCGACGCCGATGCTCGCCGTCGTGCGGGACGCCGTCGTCGCCAACTCGGACGTCATCACCGCGGGGGACTGGCTCGACCGGCTGCTCGCCGACGTGCCGGCGCCGCTGCGGACGCTGACGCACGAACTCGCGCTCGCCCCGATCCCGGCGCGCAACGACGAGGACCTGGCGGCCTACTGCCGGAGCATCGTCGTGGCCCTGGTCGAGCGCGACCTGCTCGCCCGCAAGGCGTCCCTGCTCGGGCAGCTCCAGCGGACCGACCCGCACCAGCAGGCCGACCGACGTGCCGAGCTGCAACGGCAGCTCGTCGACATCGACGGCCAGCGCATGCGGCTCCGCGCCGACTCCGAGGCGTCCTAG